One window of Podarcis raffonei isolate rPodRaf1 chromosome 15, rPodRaf1.pri, whole genome shotgun sequence genomic DNA carries:
- the LOC128402858 gene encoding neuropeptide FF receptor 1-like, translating into METPEGSTNQTTYSLGNPKRNMTYSPYYSHSPPVAAIYIVAYLFIFALCMAGNSLVCFIVLKNSRMRTVTNLFILNLAISDLLVGIFCIPTTLVDNLITGWPFSNSICKMSGLVQGMSVSSSVFTLVAIAVERFRCIVYPFKSKLSLFQALNTIAIIWVLAITIMCPSAIKLTVAQQEDSYMVYNGNQSMTYPLYSCYEAWPNSEMRKVYTTVLFAHIYVVPLTLITFMYGRIGLKLYRSSGPVSQHQVVHEGQCNMAVSRRKVKVIKMLVLVALLFMLSWLPLWTLMLLTDYAKLDEQHINLLASYVFPFAHWLAFSNSSVNPIIYGYFNENFKKGFQAAFKLQTCSDEMVHQGVYAERTTVSTSGFGTRNKIFTDGESSDSMCLKNLPPQAPCGPQAGHGQGQGPGILLQDVNDITPLSKVCKAWDA; encoded by the exons ATGGAGACCCCTGAAGGCAGCACTAACCAAACAACCTACTCCTTGGGAAATCCCAAAAGGAACATGACTTATTCCCCATACTACTCGCACTCACCACCTGTTGCCGCCATCTACATTGTCGCTTACCTGTTCATCTTTGCCTTGTGCATGGCTGGGAACAGCCTGGTTTGTTTCATTGTACTGAAAAATAGCCGGATGAGGACAGTCACCAACCTCTTCATTCTCAACCTGGCCATCAGTGATCTGCTGGTGGGCATCTTCTGTATTCCTACCACACTAGTTGACAATTTGATCACAG GATGGCCTTTCAGCAACAGCATCTGCAAGATGAGCGGACTGGTGCAGGGCATGTCTGTTTCGTCATCTGTCTTCACTCTGGTGGCAATCGCTGTGGAAAG GTTCCGCTGCATTGTCTACCCATTTAAATCCAAGCTCAGCCTCTTCCAGGCGCTCAATACCATTGCCATCATCTGGGTACTGGCCATTACCATCATGTGTCCCTCTGCTATCAAGCTCACAGTGGCTCAGCAGGAGGACAGCTACATGGTATACAATGGCAATCAGAGCATGACCTACCCCTTGTATTCATGCTACGAGGCTTGGCCCAATAGTGAAATGCGCAAAGTCTACACCACTGTGCTTTTTGCCCACATCTATGTTGTCCCGCTGACCCTCATCACATTCATGTATGGCCGAATTGGCCTCAAGCTGTACAGGTCCTCAGGCCCAGTGAGTCAGCACCAGGTAGTTCACGAAGGTCAGTGCAACATGGCGGTTTCTAGAAGGAAGGTGAAGGTCATCAAAATGCTTGTGCTCGTGGCTCTGCTCTTCATGCTCTCCTGGTTACCCTTGTGGACACTGATGCTGCTCACGGACTATGCCAAGCTGGATGAGCAGCACATAAATCTCCTTGCGAGTTACGTTTTCCCCTTTGCGCACTGGCTGGCATTCTCCAACAGTAGTGTCAACCCCATCATCTATGGCTACTTCAATGAGAACTTCAAGAAGGGCTTCCAGGCAGCCTTCAAACTCCAAACCTGCTCTGATGAAATGGTCCATCAAGGGGTCTATGCCGAGCGGACAACCGTCAGCACCAGTGGCTTTGGTACCCGGAATAAAATCTTCACTGATGGGGAGTCCTCCGATTCAATGTGCTTGAAGAACCTGCCCCCTCAAGCTCCTTGTGGCCCACAGGCTGGACATGGCCAGGGACAAGGACCAGGAATACTGCTGCAAGATGTCAACGACATCACACCCCTGAGCAAAGTTTGCAAAGCTTGGGATGCCTGA